AAAAATGACGCAATCGAATCTGAAAAATCGTAAGCCTGAAGAGGTGGGAACGCCATTACTCGCTGACGACCCATGAAGAATATGCAATTATTCCACCGCACACGAGCGCCGAACCACAGATTTCCCCGCTCGGCGCGTACGGGTTGCACAGTTGATCTTCGCATCGCAGATCGTCGCGCCGGTTGCCATCAGCGTCCATTAAGCCGCCCGGCGACTGTAACTTTTCAACATCCCGCCGAGTCGTTGCCGGCAGCGAATTTCGTGCAGCGAGACTACTTGGGCATTGCTGTTAACTCACTTGGCATAATTTGTAACCCGTCGGTTTCGGTTTTTGCCACCGAAACCGCCTCGAACTACGTAAGTTCAGGCCAATTCAGGAGTTAGCAAAATCGCAAAAGAGAGTATTGTTACGAAGAGGGTCGGTTTCGGGGAGCTTTCTTATTTTGCGGAATTTCCGCCGACCTACGGGTTGCACTGGAACTTGTTCCGGTGTGCGCAGCACAAGAAGCCCACTGGATGTAGCGGAAATATTTGTAGAAATGCTTCTTGCCGCTGCGCGGCCAAGGAACAAGTTCCTTGGGTACCCTTGCGAATCATCTGGGCTACCCGCTGACCGCCGCGGACAAGGCGCGGGGCTACCGCACCATCGCGCTGGCCGCCGAACTCTTTGGCGATTACCTGCTGACCGCCGGCGTTGGAACACTGGCCAAAGGGGCGAATTGGCTCGCCCGCACGTTCAAATACGCCGATAATGTCCACGAGGTGGCGTTTGCCGCCGATAAGCTGGGGGACGCCAGCCGGGCCTTGCGGCAAATCGACACGTTCACGCCGGACGGTTTGGCGACGTTGGCCAAGGAATCGCCCACTGGGGCACTCTCAAAGCTCGACGACGCCGGGCGGTTGGTGGCCCAACACCCCAATGGTAGCCCAATCGGGGGTCAAGCGACTTCCCGGTTCGTTGACGATTTGGCGGATAGCAGGCTGAAAATCATCAACAATGACGGCTGCTTCCCGGCTGGCACGTTGATCAATACCTCTGCGGGACTCAAACCGGTAGAAGCAATTATTGCCGGGGATGTCGTCCACGGGTTAAATTTGTTGACTGGGCTTTGGGAAAGTTGCGCGGTCACCAATACCCGCTCGCTCAACTATTCCGGCAAACTGGTCCGGCTGACGATTGATGGTGAAACGCTACGGGCGACTGCCCATCACCCTTTTTGGGTCGTTAGAGGAGAGGATTTGGACCGTCGGCCCCCACCGGAGCATTGTCCGGCCTTGCCCGAGGGAGCGGCGATCATCGGCCGCTGGGTGGACGCCGCATATCTACTGCCGGGGGATGTGCTGCTGACCCGAAGCGGTGCCGCTGCGGTTAAATCCCAGGAATGCGTTTTGCGGGCGATTGCCCTGGAAGACGCCCTCTGCCAAGTGTATAATTTCACCGTCGATGACCTGCACAGCTACACCGTCGGACACGGCGAAGTGCTGGTGCATAATGTGATTAGCTGTGATGGCTTTGTGTCGCTGGAAGCAATTAATGCGGAATTACGACTCAAGTCCTTTGGCCGTACTCCTAATGCAACTG
Above is a window of Pirellulales bacterium DNA encoding:
- a CDS encoding polymorphic toxin-type HINT domain-containing protein: MGTLANHLGYPLTAADKARGYRTIALAAELFGDYLLTAGVGTLAKGANWLARTFKYADNVHEVAFAADKLGDASRALRQIDTFTPDGLATLAKESPTGALSKLDDAGRLVAQHPNGSPIGGQATSRFVDDLADSRLKIINNDGCFPAGTLINTSAGLKPVEAIIAGDVVHGLNLLTGLWESCAVTNTRSLNYSGKLVRLTIDGETLRATAHHPFWVVRGEDLDRRPPPEHCPALPEGAAIIGRWVDAAYLLPGDVLLTRSGAAAVKSQECVLRAIALEDALCQVYNFTVDDLHSYTVGHGEVLVHNVISCDGFVSLEAINAELRLKSFGRTPNATAFERIVAGGVPNKRPFDEFPWSNGKWGNRIPDHYIETTGTIYEATTLDWNSIDFSNPHSDSYLRYLSKLRQAEQDGWLLNNLLEIKNIEWYGLTILPETGRASELTRILRKHGISYYVLEL